The Mobula birostris isolate sMobBir1 chromosome 11, sMobBir1.hap1, whole genome shotgun sequence genome has a segment encoding these proteins:
- the kbtbd4 gene encoding kelch repeat and BTB domain-containing protein 4, with the protein MEPTSDAGGATISGSTEESYFMSYTFTDRLHSVRVAQSIMDLCLEDRLFADVTISVEGKTFQLHRLVLSAQSCFFRSMFTSNLKEAHNDVIELKDVNASVFQLLVDYIYRGTVKLRVEDLQETYEVADMYQLTSLFEECSRFLARTVDIRNCLQVMCLADQHSDQKLYTAAKQCAKTHLSQLHKTEDFVKLPIRLFTDIIKDGVPRSQKPAKAIETWIGHDKEERAQYFENLVSSLKEIGEIVHIYLIGKEDTRTHSLAVSLHCDDDAISVSGQNRLRQQITAACKHGSDLYVVGGPIPRRMWKCNMETMDWEQCASLPRDRLQHTLVSVPSEDAIYSLGGKTLQDTLSSAVIYYVVCDNVWVETNQLETAVSCAAGVNLNGTIYLLGGEENDLDFFTKPSRLIQCFDTRSRTCQLKSYLLPFAGRMHAAIHKDLIFIVAEGDSLVCYNPLLDSFTRLRFPEVWSRVPSLWKIASCNGCIYVFRDKCKKGDAKTLKLNPATSVVSVISGIEILLTNWQFVLA; encoded by the exons ATGGAGCCAACTAGCGATGCGGGAGGTGCAACCATTTCTGGTTCAACTGAAGAGAGTTACTTTATGAGCTATACCTTCACAGACAGGTTACACTCGGTACGAGTTGCTCAGAGTATAATGGATCTGTGCCTTGAAGACAGGTTGTTTGCAGACGTTACCATTTCTGTAGAAGGTAAAACATTCCAGCTCCACAGGCTAGTCCTTTCCGCTCAGAGCTGCTTTTTCCGCTCCATGTTCACCTCAAACTTAAAGGAAGCTCACAATGACGTGATAGAATTAAAAGATGTGAATGCAAGTGTTTTCCAGCTCCTAGTGGACTACATCTACCGGGGAACTGTAAAACTAAGAGTGGAAGACCTCCAGGAAACATACGAGGTGGCGGATATGTACCAATTGACCTCACTTTTTGAAGAGTGCTCTCGGTTTTTGGCCCGGACAGTTGATATCAGGAACTGTTTACAAGTCATGTGTTTGGCTGATCAGCATAGTGATCAGAAACTGTATACAGCAGCAaaacagtgtgcaaaaacacatctgTCTCAGCTTCACAAAACAGAGGACTTTGTGAAACTACCAATAAGATTATTCACGGACATCATTAAAG ATGGTGTTCCCCGCTCTCAGAAACCAGCCAAAGCAATAGAAACCTGGATTGGTCATGACAAGGAAGAACGAGCACAATACTTTGAGAACCTGGTATCCAGTTTAAAG GAAATTGGTGAAATTGTTCATATTTATCTGATTGGAAAAGAGGACACTCGGACACATTCACTGGCAGTTTCTTTGCACTGTGATGATGATGCTATCAGTGTCAGTGGGCAAAATCGATTACGCCAGCAGATTACTGCTGCATGCAAGCATGGAAGTGACCTGTACGTTGTAGGTGGCCCCATCCCACGACGGATGTGGAAGTGCAACATGGAGACAATGGACTGGGAACAATGCGCATCACTACCAAGAGATCGTCTTCAGCACACACTTGTATCCGTCCCAAGTGAAGATGCCATTTATTCATTGGGTGGGAAAACCCTTCAGGATACACTTTCCAGTGCTGTCATTTATTATGTGGTCTGTGATAATGTGTGGGTTGAAACTAATCAGTTGGAGACTGCAGTGTCTTGTGCTGCTGGTGTTAACCTTAATGGAACTATCTATTTACTGGGTGGGGAAGAGAATGACCTGGACTTCTTTACCAAACCATCTCGTCTCATTCAGTGTTTTGACACACGTTCCAGGACATGCCAGTTAAAGTCATATCTCCTCCCGTTTGCAGGCCGTATGCATGCTGCTATTCACAAGGACCTGATTTTTATAGTAGCTGAGGGAGATTCTTTGGTATGTTACAATCCACTGCTTGACAGCTTCACCAGACTGCGTTTCCCAGAGGTTTGGAGTCGTGTGCCCTCCCTGTGGAAGATTGCCAGCTGCAATGGGTGTATTTATGTTTTCAGAGATAAGTGTAAAAAGGGTGATGCAAAAACATTAAAACTGAACCCAGCCACATCTGTAGTATCAGTGATAAGTGGAATTGAGATATTGCTGACAAATTGGCAATTTGTTTTGGCGTGA
- the ndufs3 gene encoding NADH dehydrogenase [ubiquinone] iron-sulfur protein 3, mitochondrial: MAARLVNLACAGLRRNVRNLAFGWSTSVSQARFEGSTPETRPTVRPRNELQHNQLSQFGEYVAEILPKYIQQVQVTCYNELELLIHPDGIIPVLTFLRDHTNAQFKSLADETAVDVPTRPFRFEIVYNLLSLQFNSRIRVKTYTDELTPLDSLVPVFQAANWYEREIWDMYGVFFANHPDLRRILTDYGFEGHPFRKDFPLSGYVEVRYDDEVKRVVAEPVEFAQEFRKFDLNSPWEVFPAHRKPVELPKLDAGETKPETK; this comes from the exons ATGGCGGCCAGGCTTGTGAATTTGGCCTGCGCTGGACTGCGGAGAAACGTCCGAAACTTAG CCTTTGGCTGGAGCACTTCAGTATCACAAGCCAGGTTCGAGGGATCCACTCCTGAGACTCGTC CTACTGTCCGGCCAAGGAATGAACTACAGCACAACCAACTATCCCAATTTGGTGAATATGTCGCTGAAATTCTTCCCAAATATATCCAACAAGTGCAG GTGACCTGTTACAATGAATTGGAGCTTCTTATCCATCCAGATGGCATAATACCTGTGCTGACATTCCTGCGAGATCATACCAATGCTCAATTTAAGTCACTTGCTGATGAAACAGCCGTGGATGTCCCTACCCGTCCATTTAGATTTGAG ATTGTATACAACCTGCTTTCTCTGCAGTTTAACTCTCGTATTCGTGTGAAGACTTACACTGATGAATTGACGCCCCTGGATTCCTTAGTACCTGTGTTCCAAGCTGCAAACTGGTATGAGAGAGAG ATTTGGGATATGTATGGTGTATTCTTTGCTAACCACCCAGACCTAAGAAGAATACTCACAGACTATGGATTTGAAGGCCATCCTTTCCGCAAAGACTTCCCACTGTCCGGCTATGTGGAG GTACGTTATGATGATGAGGTGAAACGTGTGGTTGCTGAGCCTGTTGAATTTGCCCAGGAATTCCGAAAATTTGACCTCAATAGCCCGTGGGAAGTTTTCCCAGCACACCGTAAACCAGTTGAGCTACCAAAACTTGATGCAGGAGAGACAAAACCTGAGACTAAGTGA